The Mesorhizobium sp. M3A.F.Ca.ET.080.04.2.1 genome contains the following window.
CTTCTCCCCGTATAGTGACGGGGAGAAGGACTAGCTCCAGCGCTGACGCCCCCTCTCCCCGTTCTTCACGGGGAGAGGGTATGGGTGAGGGGCCGCGCCGGCTTCAATCACCGATGCTCTGCATCTGCTTTTTGTCCTCATATTTCTTGCGCGCGGCGTTCACTTCGCGTCGCGACGAGACTTCCGGCACGGCGACATCCCACCAGTGGCCGCCGGCCTCGGTCGAGACCAGCGGGTCGGTGTCGATGACCAGCACGGTGGTCTTGTCGTTGCCCTTCGCCTTGGCGAGCGCCGTCTCCAGTTCGGCGATCGAGGCCACCTTCTCGGAAATCGCGCCGAGACTTGCAGCATGCGCGGCAAAGTCGACTTCCGCCATCACCTCGTGGCGGGCGTCCTTGAGCAGATTGTTGAAGTTGGCGCCGCCGGTCGCCATCTGCAGCCGATTGATGCAGCCATAGCCGCGGTTGTCGAGCAGCAGGATGGTGAGCTTCAGGCCCAGCATCACCGATGTGGCGATCTCGGAATTCAGCATCAGATAGGAGCCGTCGCCGACCATGACGACGACTTCCTGGTCGGGCTTCGCCATCTTGACGCCGAGACCGCCGGCGATCTCGTAGCCCATGGTCGAGAAGCCGTACTCGGCGTGATAGGAACCGGGCGCGCCCGCCTGCCACAGCTTGTGCAATTCGCCCGGTAAACCGCCGGCAGCGTGCAGCAGGGTGACGCCCGACCCCAGGGCGCGCTGCACGGCGCCGATCACCTGCGCATCGGAAGGATAGGCGGCATTGGTCGAGGCCGTCACCTTGGCGGCCGCGGCCTGCCAATCCTTCTTGCCGCTCAGCGCGTTGTCGGTCCAGGCGGTCGGCGCCTTCCATCCCTTCAATGCAGCGGCGAGTTCGGCCAAACCTTCGGCCGCGTCGGTGACCAGTGGCAGCGCCCAATGCTTGCCGGCGTCGAAACCTTGCGTGTTGAGGCCGATGATGGTGCGGTCGGCATTCTTGAACAGCGCCCAGGAGCCGGTGGTAAAATCCTGTAGGCGGGTGCCGACGGCAAGCACTACATCGGCCTCTTCGGCCAGCCGGTTGGCGGCCGAGGTGCCGGTGACGCCGACCGCCGCCATGTTAAGCGGATGATCATCGGGCAGGGAGGATTTGCCGCCTTGCGTCTCGCAGACCGGAATGCCCGCGTCCTGCACCAGCTTGGCCAATTCTGCGGAAGCCTGCGAATAGAGCACTCCGCCGCCGGCGATCACCAGCGGTTTCCTGGCGCCCTTCAGCGCCGCCACCGCGACCTGCAGTTCGTGGCGGTCCGGGCGGAGCCGACGCAGCGTCCAGACGCGCTCGGCAAACAGGCTTTCGGGATAGTCATAGGCCTCGGCCTGCACATCCTGGCAGAGCGACAGCGTGACCGGGCCGCACTCGGCCGGATCGGTCAGCACCTGCATGGCGCGATTGAGGGCCGGGATAATCTGTTCCGGCCGCGTGATGCGGTCGAAATAGCGCGAGACGGCGCGGAAGCAGTCGTTGACGCTCGCCGTGCCGTCGGAGAAATCTTCCGCCTGCTGCAGCACCGGATCGGGCAAGCGGTTGGCGAAGACATCGCCGGGCAGCAGAAGCACCGGCAACCGGTTGACA
Protein-coding sequences here:
- the iolD gene encoding 3D-(3,5/4)-trihydroxycyclohexane-1,2-dione acylhydrolase (decyclizing) — its product is MTNTVRLTMAQAVTRFLSRQMTEIDGRKLPLFGGVWAIFGHGNVAGIGEALYQVRDELPTFRAHNEQAMAHAAIAYAKANFRRRFMAATTSIGPGALNMVTAAALAHVNRLPVLLLPGDVFANRLPDPVLQQAEDFSDGTASVNDCFRAVSRYFDRITRPEQIIPALNRAMQVLTDPAECGPVTLSLCQDVQAEAYDYPESLFAERVWTLRRLRPDRHELQVAVAALKGARKPLVIAGGGVLYSQASAELAKLVQDAGIPVCETQGGKSSLPDDHPLNMAAVGVTGTSAANRLAEEADVVLAVGTRLQDFTTGSWALFKNADRTIIGLNTQGFDAGKHWALPLVTDAAEGLAELAAALKGWKAPTAWTDNALSGKKDWQAAAAKVTASTNAAYPSDAQVIGAVQRALGSGVTLLHAAGGLPGELHKLWQAGAPGSYHAEYGFSTMGYEIAGGLGVKMAKPDQEVVVMVGDGSYLMLNSEIATSVMLGLKLTILLLDNRGYGCINRLQMATGGANFNNLLKDARHEVMAEVDFAAHAASLGAISEKVASIAELETALAKAKGNDKTTVLVIDTDPLVSTEAGGHWWDVAVPEVSSRREVNAARKKYEDKKQMQSIGD